A stretch of the Glandiceps talaboti chromosome 23, keGlaTala1.1, whole genome shotgun sequence genome encodes the following:
- the LOC144453015 gene encoding epidermal growth factor receptor-like: MSSMKRPQTFVCSLLCILFLQCVQSLLSETCQPDEYVDDGGVCQQCDGLCPKICPGFGSEELQRFNKLDERSLHMFVNCTVINGSMLITDATFDGDPFLGNIGLEADDLEVFSTVRHITGHLTILQTPPSFRDLSAFRNLEVISGQDLHEGDALKILFSMVQSLGLTSLKRIGNGNVNVKRNRNLCYISNDIFDGIIQHPDSVVTVEYNRDQDRCRNEGSVCNNECTTSGCWGPGSNECLQCRNYHFDGFCVNNCTSNTTRSVLVTSSKECEYCHNECLQDCSGLGPNECEQCKNVQDGQYCMDRCPASKFPDANNICQQCHKNCDKPDDGYWCSGTGNFIGKGGCRVCDPVELDVDDEMVACLPPGSQCPEGFLEKFTEFTTEDGLINITVCQPCPDGYYPETKDTCALCHDECAKGCHGKDAWQCNECEHYRLQQDNDTIICVKECPSEKPFIMEGSICVIECATSMHSDSDKHCQASGAESHDIFRLTCWRIFLYGTCFLFIIWKMV, from the exons ATGTCTTCGATGAAACGACCCCAAACGTTCGTTTGCTCTCTGCTGTGTATTTTATTCTTGCAATGCGTACAAAGTTTACTTTCGGAAACGTGCCAACCAGATGAATATGTTGATGACGGTGGAGTTTGTCAGCAGTGTGACGGATTATGTCCCAAAA TATGTCCGGGATTTGGTAGCGAAGAGCTACAGCGTTTTAACAAATTAGATGAACGTTCTCTCCACATGTTTGTCAACTGTACCGTTATCAATGGTAGTATGCTGATTACAGATGCCACATTTGATGG TGATCCATTCCTTGGTAATATTGGTCTTGAAGCAGATGATCTTGAGGTGTTCAGTACAGTAAGACATATTACAGGTCACCTGACTATCCTCCAAACTCCTCCTTCATTTCGTGACCTATCAGCGTTTAGGAACCTGGAGGTCATTTCAGGTCAAGATCTTCATGA AGGTGAcgcattgaaaatattattttcaatggTTCAATCACTTGGCTTAACTTCCTTGAAGAGGATTGGAAATGGCAACGTCAACGTAAAACGCAACAGAAACCTGTGTTACATTAGCAACGACATCTTTGATGGTATAATTCAACATCCAGACTCAGTTGTTACAGTGGAATACAATCGAGACCAGGATCGTTGCA GAAATGAAGGCTCTGTTTGTAACAATGAATGCACAACGAGTGGTTGCTGGGGACCCGGATCAAACGAATGTCTTCAGTGTCGTAACTATCATTTCGATGGTTTCTGTGTAAATAATTGTACATCCAACACTACAAGAAG TGTTCTTGTGACGTCATCCAAGGAGTGCGAATATTGTCATAACGAATGTCTACAAGACTGTTCAGGGTTG GGCCCGAATGAATGTGAGCAATGTAAAAACGTACAAGATGGCCAGTACTGCATGGACAGGTGTCCAGCATCCAAGTTCCCGGATGCAAATAATATATGTCAACAATGCCACAAGAATTGTGATAAACCTGATGATGGATACTG GTGCTCTGGGACTGGTAACTTCATTGGTAAAGGAGGTTGTCGTGTTTGTGATCCCGTTGAATTAGATGTGGATGATGAAATG GTGGCATGCCTTCCACCAGGATCCCAATGTCCTGAAGGTTTCTTGGAAAAGTTTACTGAGTTCACTACTGAGGATGGGTTAATTAACATAACA GTATGCCAACCCTGTCCAGATGGATACTACCCAGAGACAAAAGACACCTGTGCCCTTTGCCATGACGAATGTGCTAAAGGTTGCCATGGAAAAGATGCGTGGCAATGTAATGAATGTGAACATTATAGATTGCAACAAGACAATGACACT ATTATTTGTGTCAAGGAATGCCCATCAGAGAAGCCTTTCATCATGGAAGGAAGCATATGTGTAATTGAATGTGCCACTAGTATGCATTCAGATAGTGACAAACACTGTCAGGCTAGTGGTGCTGAAAGCCATGATATATTTAG GTTAACATGTTGGAGAATTTTTCTGTACGGTACTTGCTTCCTGTTTATAATTTGGAAGATGGTATGA